From the Mustelus asterias chromosome 22, sMusAst1.hap1.1, whole genome shotgun sequence genome, one window contains:
- the elmod3 gene encoding ELMO domain-containing protein 3 yields MDGDQYCRTEAKEKMLNFPGIGNCAPGSLQEQHSYKNGLLGMCLRPHVADDARNGNAVLKSIPISTLKQNGILQSLTAGADECKHEVEVTLEVLQAEAEWEALETAHREIPLEEQEGPNDITGSTPLISFNEALQHFQTADLCEYRKNIQPTVRRTGFSAITHFLFGPPRLHKELQEERDLVFAIGQCSLDNDQKVHIRVLQTIYKKLTGAKFDCARYGSHWEQLGFQGTDPGTDLRGTGFLGLMHTLYMVMDLQTLPLARDIYKLSQHPIQNFPFCLMSINITRITIQALREECLSKECNRRQQVIGVLNDFYVAAFLHLYQIWKTQHKTISDSGFVLKDVEMFAKKNPKQLLKRLETYLLERQNGTVLPADKLSSTSDHTMAGMRPKQTSATNTKEINFMGVCELEPEPEGEVRLI; encoded by the exons GGTTTGCTAGGTATGTGTCTGCGCCCACATGTGGCTGATGATGCTCGTAATGGGAATGCGGTGCTGAAATCTATACCT ATTTCTACATTAAAGCAAAATGGCATTTTACAATCTCTTACAGCTGGAGCGGATGAATGTAAACATGAAG TGGAGGTGACTTTGGAAGTGTTGCAGGCAGAGGCAGAGTGGGAAGCTTTGGAAACAGCTCACAGAG AGATTCCGTTGGAGGAACAGGAAG GTCCAAATGACATAACCGGAAGCACCCCGCTCATCTCCTTTAATGAAGCACTTCAGCATTTTCAGACAGCTGATCTCTGTGAATACAGG AAGAACATCCAGCCGACCGTGCGGAGGACAGGATTTTCGGCTATCACTCATTTCCTCTTTGGGCCTCCGCGGTTGCACAAGGAATTACAGGAGGAACGGGATTTGGTGTTTGCGATTGGCCAGT GCTCTCTGGACAATGATCAGAAAGTTCACATTCGAGTTTTGCAGACAATTTACAAGAAACTGACTGGGGCGAAGTTTGACTGTGCACGATATGGGTCACATTGGGAACAATTAGGATTTCAAG GTACAGATCCAGGGACTGACCTACGAGGGACAGGATTCCTTGGGCTGATGCATACGTTGTATATGGTGAtggacctgcaaactttaccttTGGCTCGTGATATTTACAAATTGTCACAGCACCCAATACAA AATTTCCCTTTCTGTCTTATGTCCATTAACATCACCAGAATCACAATCCAGGCACTGAGGGAAGAATGTTTATCCAA AGAATGTAACCGAAGGCAGCAGGTGATTGGAGTCCTTAATGATTTCTACGTGGCAGCATTCCTGCATCTTTATCAGATTTGGAAAACACAGCACAAAACCATCTCTGATTCAGGATTTGTTCTTAAAG ATGTTGAAATGTTTGCCAAAAAGAATCCAAAGCAACTCCTGAAAAGGCTGGAAACATATTTGTTAGAACGTCAGAATGGAACGGTCTTGCCGGCAGACAAGCTGTCCTCAACTTCAGACCACACTATGGCTGGGATGAGACCAAAACAAACATCTGCCACAAACACCAAAGAGATTAATTTTATGGGCGTGTGTGAGCTAGAGCCAGAACCTGAGGGTGAGGTGCGGCTAATCTGA